The Abditibacteriota bacterium genome segment CTGCTGCAGGACCAGCTCCGCAGCGGCTTCAACAAGCTGCAGAAGGTGTGCCAGGAAAAGATGGGGCATCCCGGCAATCAGAACAACGGCAAGGGCCCGGACAAGGTCACCCCGGGGTATCTGATCACCAACAAGCCCATCACCTCTGCCATACGCAGCTTTTTCGGCAGCAGCCAGCTGTCCCAGTTCATGGACCAGACCAACCCTCTGGCAGAGCTGACACACAAGAGACGTCTTTCCGCTCTGGGCCCCGGCGGTCTCAGCCGCCAGAGCGCCAAGCTGGAGGTCAGGGACGTTCACAGCTCCCACTACGGCCGCATCTGCCCCGTAGAGACCCCCGAAGGTCCCAACATCGGCCTCATCGGCTCCATGGCCATCCAGGCCAAGATAGACGAGTTCGGCTTCCTGAAGACTCCCTACAGAGTAGTCAAAAACGGCCGGATCACGAATGAGATAAAGGAGCTCTCTGCAGACGACGAGACCAACGAATACATAGCCACGGCCAACACCCGGACCAACGACGACGGCGAGTTCATCGACGATCACGTGAACGTCCGCTACAACGGCAACTACAAGACCGTGGACAAGAGTCAGATCACTCTGATAGACGTGTCGCCCAATCAGATCATGTCCGTGGCGGCCAACCTCATACCGTTTATAGAGAACGACGACGCCAACAGAGCCCTGATGGGCTCCAACATGCAGCGTCAGGCCGTGCCTCTTCTCCGCCCCGGCGCGCCCATAGTCCGCACCGGCGTGGAGGCCAGGACGGCCCACGACTCCGGAGTGGAGATGCTGGCCCGCAGAGCCGGCAAGGTGGTATGGACCAGCAGCAGATGGATACTGGTCAAGCCCCAGAACGACTCCTCCAAGGACACCTACACCGTGTATTCGCTGCTCAAGGAAGGCGACAGTGTCCAGGCCAAGGAAGCGGTGGTCAAGCTGGCAGTAGCCAGGACCCGCGACAAGAACAGCCTGTTCAGGGACCTGGAGCCCTCTGATGAGATCCTGGCCCCCGCCAAGCGGGCGGGACAGGTGTCCGTCATCAGCCTGGACGGCCGGGCCACTATCGTGGTCACTCCCTCCGAGCTGGAGCCTGCGGAGACCATCTTTGCCGACGACAGCTATCTGAAGGGCGTCTCTGCCGGCGACCTGGTGGTGGACGGCAAGGTGTATGACGGCAAGGATCTGGAGCCCAAAAAGGACGCCGAGTTCGGCGACACCATTGCCTTTGATACGGCTGACCAGAACGTCCCCGACGGCAAGGTGGTATCCATAGACCGGATGTCCGCCGTGGACGAAGAAGGAATGGAGACAGTGTGCTGGAAGCTGACGGTGGAGGAGTGCGACTTCTATCCCGTGGAGCCCAGGATCATCCGCTCCACCTTCCCTGCTGAGCACTCCATATTCAAGGTCAACGACTACTCTGCCAAATCCGTATCCGCCGGCACGGGCACAGGTCCCGACGGCCGCATAAAGGTCCGGCAGATCGAGTCGCTCAAATACAGCTTCGAGGTCTTCGTCTGCGACGACTACAGGCTGTACAACATGGTCCGCTCCAACCAGAACACCTGCATCAATTCCAGACCCGCAGTCCGCACCGGCGACAGGGTCAGGACCGATCAGCTGCTGGCAGACGGCCCCTGCACCGACAAGGGCGAGCTGGCTCTGGGCCAGAACGTCATGGTGGCCTTTATGCCCTGGAACGGCTTCAACTACGAGGACGCCATCCTGCTGAATCAGCGTCTGGTCAAGGACGACATGTTCACCTCGGTCCACATCGAACGCTATGAGACCGAGGCCAGAGACGCCAAGATGGGCGCCGAGGAGATCACCAGAGACATACCCAACACCGGCGAGGATGCGGTCAAGAACCTGGACAAGAACGGCATCATCAAGATAGGCGCCGAGGTCCACGCAGACGACATCCTGGTGGGCAAGATAGCCCCCAAGGGACAGATAGAGGAGACCGGCGCGTCCCGGCTCATCAGCCAGATATTCGGTACCAAGGCGGACACGGTCAAGGACGTGTCCCTGAAGCTCCCTCACGGGGAGTCCGGCACCGTAGTGGACGTGAAGATCTTCTCCAGATTCAAGTACAAGTGCTCCAATCCGGACTGCAACAAGATCCATGAGTTCAGCAAGAAGCCCGAGGACACCTCCGCTCTCACCTGCGACAGGTGCGGCAGCCCTCTGCTGGAAGACAAGCTCAAGGATGCAGACGAGCTCAGCGCCGGCGTGAATCAGCTGGTCAGAGTATATATAGCCCAAAAGCGCAAGATCATGCAGGGCGACAAGATGGCGGGACGCCACGGCAACAAGGGCGTCATCTCCAACATCCTGCCCGAGTGCGACATGCCCTATCTGCCCGACGGGACTCCCGTGGACATAGTGCTGAACCCTCTGGGCGTGCCTTCGCGTATGAACATAGGACAGATACTGGAGACCCACCAGGGTATCGCAGGCGACTATCTGGGTCTGAAGTTCAAGAACCCCATTTTCCAGGGCTCCCGCGAGGCCGAGATCATAGCCGACCTCATAGTCATGACCAACCTCAAAAAGCTGAGAGTGCTGAAGGAATACCTGGCAGAGCTGGGTCTGGACAGACAGATCAACGTCACCGAAGCGGAGATCAAGGCCGCCGTCAAGCAGGCCGTGGACAATCTCGAATCCATGACCGCCGACAACATCAAGGCCAACGCCTCCGAGCCGGTGGACGCCCTCTATAACAGGCTCCTGGACGACGTCAGAAGCTACCTGAAGAGCGGTGCCATGACCCCGGTGGACCTGGAGGAATTCAGCCAGAAGCTGGGCGGCGCCCCCGTGCTGTCCCCCGAGCTGTGCGACGAAGTCGCCCGGATGATGAAGCTGGAGTGGTCACTGGACAAATTTGCCGAAAAGCCCTCCGCTGAGCTCACCGACGCGGACAAGGCCGAGATGACAGTCATCAACGCCCAGATCAAGGTCATCAGGACCAAGATCGAGGAGGAGGCCGTCATTCCCGAGGACTACGACTACGAAGAGCTCATCTCCATCATAGAGGACACCGTCACCAGACGGGTGGGCTTCAAGGCCGAGATGGCCAAGACCGACCTCTACGACGGCAGGACCGGCGAAAAGATGGAGCAGCCGGTAGCAGTAGGCATCATATACATGCTGAAGCTCTCTCACCTTGTGGACGACAAGATCCACGCCAGAGCCACCGGCCCCTATTCGCTGGTCACTCAGCAGCCTCTGGGCGGCAAGGCCCAGTTCGGCGGCCAGAGATTCGGCGAGATGGAAGTCTGGGCTCTGGAAGCCTACGGCGCGGCTTACACCCTGCAGGAGATACTGACCATCAAGTCCGATGACGTTACGGGCAGAGTCAAAGCCTTTGAGTCCATAGTCAAGGGCAGGACCCTCAACGATCCGGGCATCCCCGAATCCTTCAAGATCCTGGTGAACGAGCTGCAGGCTCTGTGTCTCAAGATCACCGTGGAGGACTCGGACAAGAGCCCCATCGATCTCAGGTCCAACGAAGAGGACAGCAAAGAGTTCTTCAGTAACTTTGAATACAATTTTGGCAAATAAGGTGGACCGGGCTGCCGGCGCAGCCCGGAAGGATATGTGAATATGATAGACTCTACTCAATTCAAACTTATCAAAATAGGCATCGCATCCCCGGAAGACGTGATAGAGTGGGCCCGTGGTCCCCAGAACGAGGTGACCAAGCCCGAGACTATCCAGTATTCCAGCTTCAAGCCTGTTCCGGACGGGCTGTTTTGCGAGAGGATATTCGGGCCTACCAAGGACTACGAATGCCATTGTAAGCGTTATAAGAAGATAAAATACAAGGGACAGACCTGCCCCAACTGTCAGGTGGACGTCACCACCAGCAAGGTCCGCCGCGAGAGGATGGGCTACATCAAGCTGCTCTGCCCCGTGTCTCACATATGGTACCTGAAGACCGTGCCCAGCCCCATCAGCCTGCTGTTGGACATGCAGACCAAGAATCTGGAGCACGTGCTCTATTACAGGGAATACCTGGTCACCCACGCTGACACCGACCAGATAGAACAGCTGATGCCCCTGATCAACAAGGCCATCGACATGTTCCGCGACAGCGTCAATGCAGAGTGCGAGCAGGATATAGAGGACCTGAAGGAAGCCTACGGCGACGAGGCCGATCCCGAGAAGCTGCAGGATCAGATCAGGGCCTTCGAGGAGTTTCACACCAAGAAGATCCACGATCTGGAAAAGGGCAGAGAAGTCCTGGAATCCAAGAAAGAAAGAGACGTCATAGAGAGCGACGATTACGGCTACTTCAAGAAGCTGCGCGATCAGGTCAACAACCGGGAGCTCATGGGCGACGACGCCGTGGATCTCTACAGATTTTTCCGCGCCGACATAGGCGCCGAAGCGGTGAAGACCCTGCTCAAAAAGCTGGATCTGAAGGGGCTGAGAGAGTCCATCGTCAGAGAGATACAGTCCTCCGCCGGCTCCGGCAAGCAGATCAAACTCATCAAGCGGCTGGAGGTCATAGACAGCTTTCTGGAATCAGGCTCCAGGCCCGAGTGGATGATACTGGAAAACATCCCGGTGATCCCGCCCGACCTCAGGCCCATGGTCCAGCTGGACGGCGGCAGATTCGCCACCTCCGACCTGAACGACCTGTACAGGAGAGTCATCAACCGCAACAACACTCTCAACAAGATCATCACGGCCAAGGCGCCCCAGATCATGGTCAACCACCAGAAGAACCTCATACAGGAGGCTGTGGACGCCCTGATAGACAACGACAGAAAGCAGCGCAAGGTCAACGGCTCCAACGGCAGGGCCCTGAAGTCCCTGTCCGACATGCTCAAGGGCAAGGAAGGCCGGTTCAGAAAGAACCTGCTGGGCAAGAGAGTCGACTATTCCGGACGCTCCGTGATCGTTGTCGGCCCTTCCCTGAAGATATATCAGTGCGGCCTGCCCAAGGAAATGGCTCTGGAGCTCTTCAAGCCCTTTGTCATGAAGGAGATGGTCAAGAGAGGCCTGGTCTCCAACATCAAGCTGGCCAAGAAGTCCATCGACAGGATGGACCCCACCGTGTGGGATCCCCTGGAAGAGGTCATCAGCGAGCATCCCGTGCTGCTGAACAGGGCCCCCACCCTGCACAGACTGGGCATACAGGCCTTTGAGCCCATTCTTGTGGACGGCAAGGCCATCCAGCTGCATCCGCTGGTGTGCGCCGCCTTCAACGCCGACTTTGACGGCGACCAGATGGCAGTCCACGTGCCTCTGTCCGCAGCCGCCCAGGCCGAAGCCCGGACTCTGATGCTGGCCAGCCACAACCTGTTCTCGCCGGCCAACGGCAAGCCCATCGTGGCTCCTTCTCAGGACGTGGTCCTGGGCTGCTTCTACGTGACCATGCGCAGCAACAAGTGGGCCCTCAAATACGCCGACAAGGACACCTACGGCGAAGACGGAGAGCTGGTGGCAGGAGCCGGACAGACCTACGTAGTGAAGGACGGGCAAAACAGGAAGTGCCGCTTCTTTGCCAATCCCAAGGACGCCATGCTCTGCTACGAGACAGGCAACATCGACATACACGAGCCCATCTGCGTGCGTATGACTCTGGACGGCAGGACCATGCTGAGAGTCATCACCGCCGGCCGCCTCATATTCAACAGCATACTGCCGGACAATATGGGGTATATAGGCACGCCTTTCGTCAAGGGCGACCTGTTTGAATACGACCCGGGCCAGAGGCTGGCTCTTGACAGCAAGGACCAGCAAAACGTCACCGAGGGCAAGGAGCCCGAATCCAACGAAAAGGTGGCCATAGGCAAAAAATGGTGCGGCAGCCTCATCACCGAATGCCACGAGCGCAACGGCCATGACGTCACCGTCACCTTCCTGGACGCCATGAAGGCCCTGGGCTACAAATATGCCACCAAGGCCGGCATGAGCATAGCCATCACCGACATGGATATCACCTCCGACAGAGAGACCATCCTGAAGGACACGGAGGCGGAGGTCAACCGCATCAACATGAACTTCAATGCAGGTATGGTGTCCGCCCAGGTCAGAAGAGAGAGCGTGCTCCAGAGATGGCTGAACGCTCAGGAGGACATAGGCAAGTCCCTGATCGAAGGCATCGAGCAATTCAACCAGATAGCCATCATCACCATGTCCGGAGCCCGCGGCTCCACCAAGCAGATATCCCAGCTGGCCGGTATGCGCGGACTCATGTCCGACCCTATGGGCAACGCCATTGAGGACATGCCCGTCAAGAGCAACTTCCACGAAGGACTCTCGGTACTGGAATACTTCGTCTCCACCCACGGCGCCAGAAAGGGTCTGGCCGACACCGCTCTGCGAACGGCCGACGCCGGCTATCTGACCCGCCGTCTGGTGGACGTGGCCCAGGATGTGATCATCCGCGAGGATGACTGTCACACCGACCAGGGCATCTCGGTGAAGCCCCTCTTTGACGACGAAGGCAACATCATCGAAGAGATGGAGGAGCGCATCAAGGGACGCACCGCCCTCCGCAACATAGGCGACCCCAACTTATACACCGTGGACGAAAATGTGTATATGTTCCTGGAGCCTGTGCTGGAGACCAAAAAGCGGGCGGTGGACGACCCCGAAAAGGCCATCGAAGCCGAGCTGGAGCGCCTGACCGAGGAGATCAACGGCCAGACCTGGACTTCTCCCGAGGACAAGCAGGAAGCCCTGGCTCAGGCGGAGGAAGAGGCCAAAAAGGCCGGCTACACCCTGACAGATCAGTGGTCCACCCGGGATTCGGAGCCTGTCTATATCAGAGAGAGCCGGCTGGCAGAATGGTTTGCCGCCTCGGACAAGTTTGATTGGTCCGACGGCAAGGTGGTCTTCAGGGAGACCGGCGAAGTCGTACCCGACGGCTGCCTGACCCTGCAGACCGAAGCGGGAGGCATAGATCCCGAAAAGGCCATAGCCGTCAGAGATGAGATCATCAGCGACGCCAAGGCCAAGGAGATCGACAGACTCTACACCCAACTGAAGGAAAAGCACGAAGAAGACCCGAACGTCATAGTCCCGGTCATCATGGTCCGCTCTCCCTTTACCTGCAAGTCCACCATGGGCGTCTGCGCCAAGTGCTACGGCAGAGACCTGTCCCTGAAGATACCGGTAGAGGTGGGCACTGCGGTAGGTATCATTGCCGCCCAGTCCATCGGCGAGCCCGGCACCCAGCTGACCATGAGGACCTTCCACGGCGGCGGCGTGGCCGGCAAGTATCTGACCGGCGTAGCCAACGTGAAGAAAAAGAAGCAGGAGACCCTGCGGATCATCCACAGCGACTCCGCCAGCGGTATATTGAAGTTCGACGAGTCCGGCAAGGACACCAAGGACAAGAACAAGCAGGTCCAGAACCTGATGAAGGTGCTGGAGGACCAGGTCCACGGCCTGCTGCGCGTCCAGGAGCTCTTTGAGGCCAGAAGGCCCAAAGGCCAGGCCATCGTGGCAGACGTTGACGGCACGGTCATAGAGGCCAACCAGGGCGAGACCAACCAAGTGACCATCAGATCCAGACAAAAGATCTGCACACGCCCCGACGCCGCCAATCCCGAAAAGACGGTCTTTGACAAGGAAAAGATGCAGTCTGTCCTGGGCAAGAGACTGGGCGCCGATCTGGTGAAGCCCGAAGTGATAGCGGACCTGTGGAACAAGGGCTGGAAGATCGACGTAAAGAAAACCGGCGCAGAGAGTCTCACTGTAAGAGACGACTTTGAAGGCAAGCCGATCAAGAAGTCCGCAGCCGAGAACAAATACAAGAAAGGAGTTGTCTGGGACTGCAAGAATGACAGCGGCACCGTCAACGAAAAGATCCTTAACAAGGCTTTGGAAAACGGAATAGACGAAATATACGTGGACTTCAATTATCTGGTCCCCCACAGAGGCAATCTGATGGTCAGGGAAGGTCAGGAGATCGAGCACAGGGGCCACAGGATCACCGAGGGCCCTCTGGATCCCCACAAGATACTGGAGCTGGAAGGCGAGAACGGCCTCATGAGCTACGTGGTTGACGAGATACAGAAGGTGTACAAGAGCCAGGGTGTTGACATCAACGACAAGCACGTGGAGGTCATAGTCCGCCAGATGCTCAGAAAGGTCAAGGTCACCGATCCCGGCTCCACCGATCTGAAGAAAGAACAGCTGGTGGACAAGGCCATACTGGAGATCAAGAACAAGGCTGCCATCAGGGAAGAAAAAGAGCCTGCAGGGTTCGTCCCGGTGCTGAAGGGCATCACCGACGCCTCTCTGGCCACGGAGAGCTTCCTGTCGGCTGCCTCCTTCCAGAAGACCACCCGCATCCTCACCACGGCTGCGGTGAAGAACAAGAAGGACCATCTCATCGGTATCAAGGAGAACGTCATCATCGGGCGTCTCATCCCCGCCGGCACGGGCCTCAGAAAGTTCAGAGATCTGAAGCTCTACGACAAGGAGGGCAATATCCTCAGTCTGCGCCGCAGGAACTACGCTCCCGAGACGGACAACACTCCTCTGGAACGCTTTGTCTGGACCAAGGCGGCCAAGGATACCATGGCAGCCCTGGGCTGCGTCACTGTCAGCGACCTCTACGCCAGGATCAACGAGATCCGGGGCAAGGGCGCCAATATAGAAAAAGAGATCTTCAGCCAGCTGACCGACATCATCAAGGAATGCTCGGGCAACTCCAACTTCAGGCTGGACTTCCGCAAGATATCCGCTGCGGCTGAGCTGACCGACGAAGAAGCGGGCGGCATGTCCCTGAATGACGAAGACGAAGATATGGGCGGAATGACAGACTCCTTCGTGGATGCTGTCACTGCCGACGGCAGCGATTTCGCTCTGGGGGCCGGAGAGGCCGACGCGTCGGACTTTGACGAAGACAACATCAAATCCATCGAGCAGATAGAGCTGGAGGAGGAGAATGACCTCATGTCCGCCGATGCGGATGAAGAAGAGGACTTCGACGAAGAGGAATTCGATGCTGATGCCGAGGAGGAGGAGAACGACGACGCATTCATTGCGGAGGACGATTCCCCCGACAGCTTCGAGGACTGACGAGTAAGGGGCGGCGTCGCAGACGCTGCCCCTTTTACTGCGCTTCCAGCAAATCGTTCAGTATCTCTCTCAGGGCCCACCGGTTGAGACAGCCCAGGTGGTAGGTGTAGAGAGGCTTTTTTGTCATGGGGTCGAGGTATAGCTGAAACCCGTATTTTTGATCCGTGCTCTCCGCGGGCACGTAGGCGAGGCCCCCTGCCCCGACAAACACTATGACCGGCAGGGCCGGAAGGAAGGCGTCCCGGGCCATATCCGGCTCCTCCTCCGTGTTGACGTAGAGGACCAGGACCCGGTCTGCGTATTCCTTTTCTACCCTCTCTATGGCCCTTTGCATATCCCCTCTGCCCTCGTAGGAGTTGTCTCCGTAGCATATCACCGCAGGCAATCCTGAGGCCTTTGCAAGCTGCAGGGCCGTCTCGGGCTCCGCCGGAGCCGTGACGGTCTCCTCCCCGGCCGGAGACGCCTCGTCCGACGTCCGGCCGCCTCTCTCCCGGAGCCACAATCCTCCTGCCAGGCTCGCGCACAGGATGATGACCCCTGCGGCCGCCAGGGCCCTTGTTACAGATCTTTTCATATATCTTTCCTTTGCCGGCTCCATTATACCACATACGGCGCCCGCCGACAAGCAGTTTTTGCGTCAGGCGGGCTACAGAAGCCCCGGGATATGCTATAATAGTATTAACAACGATGCAAATCAGAAGAAGGACGGCTTCATATGACACCTACAGAGATCACCGAATACGAGGTCCTGGCCGGGCTGCCGGACGTATTTCTCATGGACGACGGCCGGAGAGCCGACACTCCCGAGCTGTGGCCGGAGCGCAGGCAGGAGATATACCGCGCCGCCGTGGAATTGCAATACGGCACCCTGCCCCCTCCCCCCGAGGTCATGGAGGTCCGGCTTTTGTACAAGGGCCACGAATCCATATCCTGCCTCATTACGGCGGGGACCCGGGAAAAGCAGGTGTCTTTTCCCGTCAAGCTGCTGTTTCCCCACAGCAAGAACGCCCCGGTGATCATAGACGGGGATATGAGCTTCAATTATTTTCTGGAGCCGGGCTATCTGGACGCAGCCCTCAGCCGTCAGATAGGCTGGTGCCTGTTTGACCGGACCGTCCTGGCCGCCGACGTCAGGGCCAACGGCAGACAGGGAGGCCTCTACGACGTATATCCCGGATACACCTTCGGGGCTCTGGGCGCCTGGGCCTGGGGCTACAGCCGCTGCGTGGACGCTCTGGAAATACTGGCTCTGGAGCATTTTGACCTGAGCATGACGGTATTCACGGGGCACTCCCGGGGCGGCAAGACTGTGGCTCTGGCAGGCGCCGCGGACACCCGGGCCGCCATAGTGAATCCAAACGAGACCTGCGCCGGAGCCTGCGGCTGCTACAGGATACACATGAGCGGCCGCAGCGGCGACAGGGAAGGCAGGAGCGAGACGCTGGCGGACTTGTGGTCCCACTTTGACTTCTGGCTGGGCCCGGAGATGGGCAAATACAGCGACGACGAGACCCGGCTGCCCTTTGACTGCCATTTTCTGAAGGCTCTCATCGCCCCCCGGGTCCTGTTCGTCTCGGAGGCTGCCGCCGATTTCTGGGCCAACCCCGTGGGCTCCCTGCAGACCACACTGGCCGCAAAAGAAGTATTCAGGATGCTGGGCGCTGAGGACAACCTGCTCTGGTATTTCAGAGAAGGCGCCCATGCCCACACCCCGGGGGACGTGGAGACCCTGTGCGAGATAATACTCCACAAAAAGGATCCGGCCCATCCCCTGCCCGACACTCTGTTCCGGGCGCCCTTTGACATCCCGGAGCCCATTTGGTAAACACGAGGAGAAAGATATGACCATCACCGAACAACTGACTCAGACAGGCATCATACCTGTGATCAAATTGGCAGACCCCGAGGACGCTGTTCCTCTGGGAGAAGCCCTGCTGGCAGGCGGGGTCAACACCGCCGAGATCACCTTCAGGGCCGCCGGAGCCGACAAGGCCATACGGCTCATGTCCGAGCGCTGGCCCGAGATACTGGTGGGAGCCGGCACTGTGCTCAAGACCGATCAGGTGAGCATGGCCGCCGATGCGGGAGCCCGCTTCATAGTGTCGCCGGGCTTCAACCCCAAGACGGCCCACGCCGCCATTATCCGGGATCTGCCTGTATATCCCGGCGTATGCACCCCCACGGAGATAGAGGCGGCCATGGAATACGGCCTTGACACCCTGAAGTTTTTCCCCGCCGGAGCCTTCGGCGGAGTCAAGACCCTCAAGGCCCTGTCCGGCCCCTACTCCATGGTAAAGTTCATCCCCACGGGAGGCGTGTCCCCGGACAATCTGGCAGAATACATTTCCTGCCCCGCCACAGCCTGTGTGGGAGGCACCTACATCGCCACGGCGGAGCTGATCAAGAACAAGGACTGGCAGCGGATCACCGAGCTCTGCAGGATCAGCGTAGAGATCATCGGAAAGTGCAGGCAAGCAAAATGACGCCGAGAATACTGCTGACCATATGCGTCCTGCTCGTCTGCCTTCCCGTTTATGCAGGCACGGCCTATATACTGAACTCCGACCGCAGCAGCCTCATCACCCAAAAGGCGGAGGCTGCCTTTGCCGGGATGGGCTTTGCGGTCAAAGCGGCGGACCAGGGTGACATCGGGAGCCTCAGCGCCACGGCAGGCGACGTGCTCGTGGTGGTGGACGCCGCCAGGTTCCCCGCCTCCGCAGGCCATGACTTCAACCAATTCATCAAACAGGGCGGATACTATCTGGGCATCGGCGGACTGCCCTTTTCCGAACCCCTGACCGAGATAGACGGCCGTCTGTATTCGGCAGAGGAGACCGGCAAGGCTCTCTATGAGCGGGCCACCGACACCTTCATAGCCTTTACTCCCGAGACCTGCTCCGGGCTGGAGCTGAACGACTCAAAGGAAGAGAAGACCCTGACCGCCCTGTCCGAAGGCAGCGGCGGGGACCGGGCCGTGTGTGTCGCCAGTCCCGCAGTCCACAGCTGGGAAAGCGTCTTTCTCTGGGACCTGCCCGAAG includes the following:
- the rpoC gene encoding DNA-directed RNA polymerase subunit beta', yielding MIDSTQFKLIKIGIASPEDVIEWARGPQNEVTKPETIQYSSFKPVPDGLFCERIFGPTKDYECHCKRYKKIKYKGQTCPNCQVDVTTSKVRRERMGYIKLLCPVSHIWYLKTVPSPISLLLDMQTKNLEHVLYYREYLVTHADTDQIEQLMPLINKAIDMFRDSVNAECEQDIEDLKEAYGDEADPEKLQDQIRAFEEFHTKKIHDLEKGREVLESKKERDVIESDDYGYFKKLRDQVNNRELMGDDAVDLYRFFRADIGAEAVKTLLKKLDLKGLRESIVREIQSSAGSGKQIKLIKRLEVIDSFLESGSRPEWMILENIPVIPPDLRPMVQLDGGRFATSDLNDLYRRVINRNNTLNKIITAKAPQIMVNHQKNLIQEAVDALIDNDRKQRKVNGSNGRALKSLSDMLKGKEGRFRKNLLGKRVDYSGRSVIVVGPSLKIYQCGLPKEMALELFKPFVMKEMVKRGLVSNIKLAKKSIDRMDPTVWDPLEEVISEHPVLLNRAPTLHRLGIQAFEPILVDGKAIQLHPLVCAAFNADFDGDQMAVHVPLSAAAQAEARTLMLASHNLFSPANGKPIVAPSQDVVLGCFYVTMRSNKWALKYADKDTYGEDGELVAGAGQTYVVKDGQNRKCRFFANPKDAMLCYETGNIDIHEPICVRMTLDGRTMLRVITAGRLIFNSILPDNMGYIGTPFVKGDLFEYDPGQRLALDSKDQQNVTEGKEPESNEKVAIGKKWCGSLITECHERNGHDVTVTFLDAMKALGYKYATKAGMSIAITDMDITSDRETILKDTEAEVNRINMNFNAGMVSAQVRRESVLQRWLNAQEDIGKSLIEGIEQFNQIAIITMSGARGSTKQISQLAGMRGLMSDPMGNAIEDMPVKSNFHEGLSVLEYFVSTHGARKGLADTALRTADAGYLTRRLVDVAQDVIIREDDCHTDQGISVKPLFDDEGNIIEEMEERIKGRTALRNIGDPNLYTVDENVYMFLEPVLETKKRAVDDPEKAIEAELERLTEEINGQTWTSPEDKQEALAQAEEEAKKAGYTLTDQWSTRDSEPVYIRESRLAEWFAASDKFDWSDGKVVFRETGEVVPDGCLTLQTEAGGIDPEKAIAVRDEIISDAKAKEIDRLYTQLKEKHEEDPNVIVPVIMVRSPFTCKSTMGVCAKCYGRDLSLKIPVEVGTAVGIIAAQSIGEPGTQLTMRTFHGGGVAGKYLTGVANVKKKKQETLRIIHSDSASGILKFDESGKDTKDKNKQVQNLMKVLEDQVHGLLRVQELFEARRPKGQAIVADVDGTVIEANQGETNQVTIRSRQKICTRPDAANPEKTVFDKEKMQSVLGKRLGADLVKPEVIADLWNKGWKIDVKKTGAESLTVRDDFEGKPIKKSAAENKYKKGVVWDCKNDSGTVNEKILNKALENGIDEIYVDFNYLVPHRGNLMVREGQEIEHRGHRITEGPLDPHKILELEGENGLMSYVVDEIQKVYKSQGVDINDKHVEVIVRQMLRKVKVTDPGSTDLKKEQLVDKAILEIKNKAAIREEKEPAGFVPVLKGITDASLATESFLSAASFQKTTRILTTAAVKNKKDHLIGIKENVIIGRLIPAGTGLRKFRDLKLYDKEGNILSLRRRNYAPETDNTPLERFVWTKAAKDTMAALGCVTVSDLYARINEIRGKGANIEKEIFSQLTDIIKECSGNSNFRLDFRKISAAAELTDEEAGGMSLNDEDEDMGGMTDSFVDAVTADGSDFALGAGEADASDFDEDNIKSIEQIELEEENDLMSADADEEEDFDEEEFDADAEEEENDDAFIAEDDSPDSFED
- the eda gene encoding bifunctional 4-hydroxy-2-oxoglutarate aldolase/2-dehydro-3-deoxy-phosphogluconate aldolase produces the protein MTITEQLTQTGIIPVIKLADPEDAVPLGEALLAGGVNTAEITFRAAGADKAIRLMSERWPEILVGAGTVLKTDQVSMAADAGARFIVSPGFNPKTAHAAIIRDLPVYPGVCTPTEIEAAMEYGLDTLKFFPAGAFGGVKTLKALSGPYSMVKFIPTGGVSPDNLAEYISCPATACVGGTYIATAELIKNKDWQRITELCRISVEIIGKCRQAK